A single window of Halodesulfovibrio marinisediminis DSM 17456 DNA harbors:
- a CDS encoding DMT family transporter: MIRSNSSSALLSVVAGAICISFSAVFAKLASTSPDVSAFYRTFIGGTCLLALSLVQCREALFPLLKKHSGLLCAGGLFLTLDLMAWHRSINILGPGVGTILINFQVFFLAIAGWMFFKERLTARFVFAVPLALAGLCMLIGITLDSFLTSEFSGIGLGLAAALWLALYTLMVRYIQMRSPEVSPIAVVALVSLASAASMGIFFMWNSTSIAIPTATDGMWLFLYGLISQAIGWLLISRGLPGIPTSQAGLTILIMPALSFIWDIIFFARPAGIMELTGGLLALTAIWLGTSSQASAK; this comes from the coding sequence ATGATCCGTTCAAATTCTTCTTCCGCCCTGCTTAGCGTTGTAGCAGGAGCAATTTGTATTAGTTTTTCCGCTGTGTTTGCAAAACTTGCTTCCACAAGTCCGGACGTTTCTGCATTTTACAGAACCTTCATTGGCGGCACCTGCCTGCTTGCTCTCTCTTTAGTTCAGTGTAGAGAAGCGCTATTCCCCCTGCTTAAGAAACACTCCGGTCTGCTCTGTGCTGGTGGTCTGTTCCTTACGCTGGACCTCATGGCTTGGCATCGCTCCATTAACATTCTGGGTCCCGGTGTCGGAACAATTCTTATCAACTTTCAGGTGTTCTTCCTTGCCATTGCAGGCTGGATGTTCTTCAAAGAACGCCTTACAGCTCGCTTTGTGTTTGCCGTACCGCTTGCACTTGCAGGACTCTGCATGCTCATCGGCATTACACTCGACAGCTTCCTTACAAGTGAATTCTCCGGTATCGGACTCGGGCTTGCAGCAGCGCTCTGGCTCGCGCTCTATACTCTCATGGTTCGCTACATCCAGATGCGTAGCCCAGAAGTATCTCCAATTGCAGTTGTAGCGCTTGTTTCGCTTGCCTCCGCTGCCAGCATGGGGATTTTCTTTATGTGGAACTCCACCTCCATTGCTATTCCAACAGCAACAGACGGCATGTGGTTGTTCCTCTACGGACTCATAAGTCAGGCCATAGGCTGGCTGCTTATTTCACGCGGCTTACCGGGCATCCCGACTTCTCAGGCAGGATTAACAATCCTCATCATGCCAGCGCTATCGTTCATCTGGGATATCATCTTCTTTGCGAGACCAGCAGGCATTATGGAACTTACAGGTGGTCTCCTAGCCCTTACCGCCATTTGGCTCGGCACATCCTCTCAGGCGTCGGCTAAGTAA
- a CDS encoding ATP-binding protein: protein MTSKLRELTNPYDHNTHILKRREFAGRSGLLEEFENVLEGFAQERKIPNWIISGDKSIGKSSLLHQYRLLLQDYGFFVFHHEVPVSDSVCEFQFFKEVFDHIYSEVDPMEEGCLSAFQQEIWFTLTESLDAHPSSYLERELRFPTLFSSFISNNNTKLSIKSLEKDFMKVVQALSQSEYEGLVIIVDEFQELSKNNTLLSFIRQLSENIPRLSVIGAGLPSMLSCSNFDKFCRTAKSQILDGLNPSEALDLVLEPLRKKARLSRYEALSCFDKQALNEVVTRSNGNPLHIRVLCAKMFEAFSNDLALKRLTLNRAVMDSVMEYYSNISENSRRIKMALESCSFDDLSSFAYIYRYQGVGIRSILLLENAFNPLSSDVQFQTRDLFFDKFDDIYKLSLFSFKSDLLLSTIRNYSPAELASIDYSFIGDAIDNLYVSYVYEEIMGERLTIEEHSKFEDRLANKFALLLYNELLPQKIEIELIDREGVFHRLGYGCNSGVGEFVSDTKRLADIDTEKDFSSSVKEKINSITAKHSLELPAYWASLHGYCGYYAARAELTVKGKDRTVLVLCPVKEEHECKVVYDQVEDFASSINYQFDQYLLTVKSVILSWVPYRALTPILVLDRTDSYDQVEEMIRKRNFDSCAIVLEKICQWSTRLKDKIPYTHVDDVNNHGFCLMNLESFDRAKEMFDRCESKCLISKLNLAFIALRKSDYKQSKQMYKRLISRFKNDDFAKCINLAIVGQGYPIEQTVVEDVSCKNIAAWNAALVSALMQEPHHIANAILKKECALSDAEKLIRLRVSAWLAFYRGRISDAVECSSRLMEQAVEGHYLNADAQRDFQHFSKALPMGEGQLVS from the coding sequence ATGACGAGTAAGTTGAGAGAACTAACGAACCCTTATGATCACAATACGCATATCTTAAAACGTCGTGAGTTTGCAGGTCGTAGTGGTTTGTTAGAAGAATTCGAAAATGTTTTAGAAGGATTTGCCCAAGAAAGGAAGATTCCAAATTGGATAATCTCTGGCGATAAATCTATCGGCAAGTCGTCGTTGTTACATCAATATCGTTTGCTATTACAAGATTATGGTTTTTTTGTATTTCATCATGAAGTTCCTGTTAGTGATTCCGTTTGCGAGTTTCAGTTTTTTAAAGAAGTCTTTGATCATATTTATTCAGAAGTTGATCCCATGGAAGAGGGATGTCTTTCTGCATTTCAACAAGAAATATGGTTTACTTTAACCGAAAGTTTAGATGCTCATCCTTCAAGCTACTTAGAAAGGGAGCTCAGGTTTCCGACTCTTTTTTCAAGCTTCATTTCTAATAACAATACTAAGCTTTCAATTAAGTCATTAGAAAAAGATTTCATGAAAGTAGTTCAAGCTCTATCTCAATCTGAATATGAAGGGCTTGTTATCATTGTTGATGAGTTTCAAGAACTTTCAAAGAACAACACACTTCTTTCCTTTATTAGGCAATTAAGTGAAAATATACCACGATTAAGCGTTATTGGCGCTGGTCTACCTTCAATGCTTTCATGCAGTAATTTTGATAAGTTTTGTCGAACAGCTAAGTCCCAAATTTTAGATGGCCTTAATCCCTCTGAGGCCTTAGATTTAGTGCTTGAACCGCTTAGAAAGAAAGCGCGCTTATCAAGGTACGAAGCGCTGTCATGCTTTGATAAACAGGCCTTAAATGAGGTTGTTACTCGAAGTAACGGAAATCCATTACATATTAGAGTGTTATGTGCAAAAATGTTTGAAGCATTTAGTAATGATTTAGCACTAAAGCGTCTCACTTTGAATCGTGCTGTGATGGATTCAGTAATGGAGTATTATTCAAATATTTCAGAAAATAGCCGTAGAATAAAAATGGCGCTAGAATCTTGTAGTTTCGATGACCTATCATCTTTTGCCTACATTTATAGGTATCAGGGAGTTGGTATTCGCTCGATCTTGTTGTTAGAAAATGCATTTAACCCATTGTCAAGCGATGTTCAGTTTCAAACTCGAGATCTGTTTTTTGATAAATTTGATGATATTTATAAACTCTCGCTCTTTAGTTTCAAAAGTGACTTGCTGCTTTCAACTATTCGTAACTATTCTCCTGCAGAGCTTGCGAGCATTGACTATAGTTTTATCGGTGATGCAATCGATAACCTTTATGTATCATATGTCTACGAAGAAATTATGGGTGAGCGTCTGACGATAGAAGAGCATTCAAAGTTTGAAGATCGTTTGGCTAATAAGTTTGCTTTGCTTCTATATAATGAACTGCTGCCTCAAAAAATAGAGATTGAGTTAATTGATAGAGAAGGGGTTTTCCATCGTCTTGGATATGGTTGCAATAGTGGCGTAGGTGAATTTGTTAGTGATACTAAGAGATTGGCTGATATTGATACAGAAAAAGATTTTTCTTCTAGTGTCAAAGAAAAGATCAACTCAATTACAGCGAAGCACTCTTTAGAGCTTCCGGCATATTGGGCTTCTCTTCATGGGTATTGTGGCTATTATGCAGCGCGTGCAGAATTAACCGTTAAAGGCAAAGATAGAACTGTGTTAGTGTTGTGTCCTGTTAAAGAGGAGCATGAATGTAAGGTCGTTTATGATCAAGTCGAAGACTTTGCATCAAGTATTAACTATCAGTTTGATCAGTATCTTTTAACTGTTAAAAGCGTTATACTTTCTTGGGTTCCTTATCGTGCGTTAACTCCGATTTTAGTGCTTGATAGAACCGATAGCTACGATCAGGTCGAAGAGATGATTCGAAAGAGGAATTTTGATTCTTGTGCAATAGTGCTAGAGAAAATATGTCAGTGGAGTACTAGGCTTAAGGACAAGATTCCCTATACTCATGTAGATGATGTTAATAATCATGGCTTTTGTTTAATGAACTTAGAGTCCTTTGATAGAGCAAAAGAAATGTTTGATCGTTGTGAAAGCAAGTGCCTAATCTCAAAATTAAATCTTGCTTTCATTGCATTAAGAAAAAGTGATTATAAGCAATCAAAACAGATGTATAAACGTTTAATCTCAAGATTTAAGAATGATGATTTTGCTAAATGCATTAACTTAGCAATTGTTGGTCAGGGTTATCCTATAGAACAAACTGTTGTGGAAGATGTTAGCTGTAAAAACATAGCAGCTTGGAATGCTGCTCTAGTTAGTGCTCTAATGCAAGAGCCTCATCATATTGCTAATGCTATCTTGAAGAAGGAATGTGCCTTGAGCGATGCAGAAAAACTTATTCGATTAAGGGTGTCAGCTTGGCTAGCATTTTATCGAGGAAGAATTAGTGATGCAGTTGAGTGTTCTTCAAGGTTAATGGAACAAGCAGTTGAGGGACACTATTTAAACGCAGATGCTCAAAGGGATTTTCAGCATTTTTCAAAAGCATTACCGATGGGGGAAGGACAACTAGTCTCCTAG
- a CDS encoding tyrosine-type recombinase/integrase, with protein sequence MKNTVESAWSLYKELKLPSIRKPKTDIRVWEMHIAPYLGAKELDSVKSIDILLLRKKAEAKGLSPQSVHHILGLLRRILRKAIQWELYPGPLPIFEMPRVNNDRTRFLTREESYVLLSELKRRSDLWHDISLFALSTGLRSGEIFNLLPEHINLSAKTVAVVDTKSVNRVVPLNGAALEIAETYLARNTGSYLFTTIYGNKIQFAGKLFRRAVEACDLNNGIKDRRQRVVFHTLRHTFASWLVQGGTAIAVVSQLLGHSDIKMTMRYAHLAPHQGREAVAYLNDYMQNSVTSRL encoded by the coding sequence ATGAAAAATACTGTCGAATCTGCGTGGAGCCTATACAAAGAGCTGAAACTGCCTTCCATCCGTAAACCAAAAACTGACATTCGAGTATGGGAAATGCATATTGCCCCGTACTTAGGTGCCAAAGAATTGGATTCGGTTAAGAGTATTGATATTCTTCTCTTACGAAAAAAAGCAGAAGCTAAAGGACTAAGTCCGCAGTCTGTTCATCATATTTTAGGGCTACTTCGAAGAATCCTTAGAAAAGCGATTCAGTGGGAATTATACCCAGGCCCTTTGCCAATCTTTGAAATGCCGAGAGTGAATAATGATAGAACAAGGTTTCTTACAAGAGAAGAATCGTATGTTCTATTGTCAGAGCTAAAACGTCGCTCCGATCTCTGGCATGACATCAGTCTATTCGCACTATCTACCGGATTACGTTCCGGTGAAATTTTCAACTTACTTCCTGAGCATATCAATCTTTCAGCAAAGACTGTCGCTGTAGTAGATACTAAGTCAGTCAACCGAGTAGTGCCGTTAAACGGGGCTGCTCTTGAAATCGCTGAAACTTATCTCGCCCGTAATACGGGATCATATCTCTTCACTACTATATACGGAAATAAAATTCAGTTTGCAGGTAAACTCTTTAGACGCGCTGTCGAAGCCTGCGATTTAAATAACGGCATTAAAGATCGTCGTCAGCGCGTCGTTTTTCATACACTACGTCACACATTCGCATCTTGGTTGGTCCAAGGGGGCACTGCAATTGCTGTGGTAAGTCAATTGCTTGGTCATAGTGACATAAAAATGACTATGCGTTATGCCCACTTAGCCCCTCATCAAGGACGTGAAGCAGTAGCGTATCTAAATGACTATATGCAAAACAGCGTAACGTCAAGACTGTAA